The proteins below come from a single Cannabis sativa cultivar Pink pepper isolate KNU-18-1 chromosome 3, ASM2916894v1, whole genome shotgun sequence genomic window:
- the LOC133035905 gene encoding uncharacterized mitochondrial protein AtMg00810-like — protein MGHTSIIIYILVYVDDILIMGSDIDTLVEQLIHDLSSTFSLKDLGLVDYFLGILVTKTLASILLTQTKYLRDLLTKADMQNVNTQNTSMNSGLKLSNYKNWASDPDDKRSTLGHCIYLGRNLVAWKSQKQDTISSYLGPVFAYELHIPQAVIPSMWCDNQSTVLLAANPVIHARTKHIEIDLYIVRDKVLQQHIHV, from the exons ATGGGTCACACCTCAATCATTATCTACATTCTAGTCTATGTAGATGACATTCTTATCATGGGCAGTGATATTGACACCCTGGTTGAACAACTCATTCATGACTTAAGTTCAACATTCTCCCTCAAAGATCTTGGCCTTGTTGACTATTTTTTGGGCATTTTGGTTACTAAAACACTAGCTAGTATCTTGCTTACTCAAACTAAGTATCTTCGAGATCTTCTCACCAAAGCTGATATGCAGAATGTGAACACACAAAATACTTCCATGAACAGTGGTCTTAAGCTATCAAACTATAAAA attgggcatcTGATCCAGATGACAAACGCTCAACCTTAGGCCATTGCATCTACCTTGGTCGCAATCTTGTTGCCTGGAAATCTCAGAAGCAAGACACCATCAGCAG TTACTTGGGTCCAGTCTTTGCTTATGAATTGCACATTCCTCAAGCTGTTATTCCCTCTATGTGGTGTGACAATCAAAGCACAGTTCTTCTTGCTGCGAATCCTGTAATTCATGCACGCACAAAGCACATAGAGATTGACCTATACATTGTTCGAGACAAAGTTCTACAACAGCACATTCATGTATAA
- the LOC133035906 gene encoding uncharacterized mitochondrial protein AtMg00820-like, which produces MPTVTNNSPTDTTLPSTSTHPMTTRLKAEIRIPKALLAVYEPKSVKTTLEEPHWFEAMSTKMFALKKNKTWVLVPLPENQTCIGCKWVLRIIQNTDDSFNRCKARFMAKGFHQQAGFDFSETFSLVVKPITIRMCST; this is translated from the coding sequence ATGCCCACTGTTACTAACAACTCACCTACAGATACAACATTGCCATCGACTTCCACTCATCCTATGACAACAAGACTCAAGGCAGAGATCAGGATACCAAAGGCCTTGCTTGCTGTGTATGAACCAAAGTCTGTTAAAACAACATTGGAAGAACCTCACTGGTTTGAAGCAATGTCCACAAAGATGTTTGCGTTAAAGAAAAACAAGACATGGGTGCTAGTTCCCTTACCTGAAAATCAAACATGTATAGGCTGCAAGTGGGTTTTGAGAATAATACAAAATACAGATGACTCATTCAACAGATGCAAAGCAAGGTTCATGGCCAAAGGCTTTCATCAACAGGCTGGGTTTGATTTTTCAGAGACATTTAGTCTTGTGGTAAAGCCAATAACCATCAGAATGTGCTCAACATAA